One stretch of Lucilia cuprina isolate Lc7/37 chromosome 6, ASM2204524v1, whole genome shotgun sequence DNA includes these proteins:
- the LOC124420921 gene encoding uncharacterized protein LOC124420921, with amino-acid sequence MIPDLTYTTLRSEMVAIGSEPADMSVDEPEHILAEAFTITTTTSSHLHRIPSGSRQWEFYLQDLVESKTKRSVRVKRETESINDFLQRFPIYERP; translated from the coding sequence atgatTCCCGATTTAACTTACACTACCTTGAGATCTGAAATGGTTGCAATTGGCAGTGAACCCGCCGACATGTCCGTCGATGAACCTGAACATATTTTAGCTGAAGCCTTTACGATAACAACTACTACATCGTCTCATTTACATCGTATACCCAGTGGTTCGAGACAATGGGAATTTTATCTTCAAGATTTGGTCGAATCAAAGACAAAACGTTCTGTACGTGTGAAACGAGAAACGGAAAGTATTAATGATTTTCTTCAAAGATTTCCCATCTATGAAAGACCTTAA
- the LOC111686724 gene encoding general odorant-binding protein 99a, with product MKTSLAILFALFALVSAEYKLRNQEDLMKARKECMEAKKVSPELIEKYKKFDFPDDEVTRCYIECIFEKFQLFDSKDGFKNENLIAQLGHGKENKDEVKADVEKCADKNEQKSDSCAWAFRGFKCFISKNMPLVMESLKKN from the exons atgaaaacttcTCTGGCAATTTTATTCGCACTATTTGCTTTG GTTTCCGCCGAATACAAACTTCGTAATCAAGAAGATCTTATGAAGGCACGTAAAGAATGCATGGAAGCTAAGAAAGTCTCACCCGAACTGATTGAGAAATACAAGAAATTCGATTTCCCTGATGATGAAGTCACCCGCTGCTATATCGAATGTATTTTCGAGAAATTCCAATTGTTCGATTCCAAGGATGGTTTCAAAAATGAAAATCTAATTGCTCAACTTGGACACGGCAAAGAAAACAAGGACGAAGTTAAGGCTGATGTTGAAAAGTGTGCCGATAAGAATGAACAGAAATCCGATTCATGCGCCTGGGCATTCCGTGGCTTCAAGTGCTTCATCAGCAAGAATATGCCCTTGGTTATGGAGAGTTTGAAGAAGAACTAA